The Scomber japonicus isolate fScoJap1 chromosome 8, fScoJap1.pri, whole genome shotgun sequence genome has a segment encoding these proteins:
- the clcf1 gene encoding cardiotrophin-like cytokine factor 1 produces the protein MQSSHRECSGFNPALRSVLPLPVHQNHLILLLAAAMATALDSSHNLASERSSIESTYELTKYLEYQLKEIKDVYLTYLGPPFNEKDFSPPRPNSTALSLPSAATRLELWHGLENQARLAQNQKAYSVLLAAVRELARSTLCPSLKTSLLHFCTGLDGLLGSISALMTTLGYALPPSSANTGSDGPTMNDFARKVEGFWILRELQSWLWRSAKDFNRLKRRLRG, from the exons ATGCAATCCTCCCACAGAGAATGTTCTGGTTTCAACCCTGCCCTGCGGAGTGTGCTTCCACTGCCAG TCCATCAAAATCACCTCATCTTGCTATTGGctgctgccatggcaacggCCCTGGATTCTTCCCATAACCTGGCCAGTGAGAGGAGTTCGATAGAAAGCACGTACGAGCTGACCAAATACCTGGAGTATCAACTGAAGGAGATCAAAGATGTCTAT CTGACCTACCTAGGCCCCCCCTTCAACGAAAAGGACTTCTCCCCTCCGCGACCCAACAGCACGGCCCTGTCCCTGCCCAGTGCCGCCACCCGTCTGGAGCTGTGGCACGGCCTAGAGAACCAGGCCAGGCTCGCCCAGAACCAAAAGGCCTACTCTGTCCTATTAGCAGCTGTGAGGGAGCTGGCCCGCTCCACCCTTTGCCCCTCCCTCAAGACCTCCCTGCTGCACTTCTGCACAGGCCTCGATGGGCTTCTGGGCTCCATTTCTGCGCTGATGACCACTCTAGGTTACGCACTTCCTCCTTCATCTGCAAACACGGGAAGTGATG GACCGACAATGAATGACTTCGCCAGGAAGGTGGAGGGGTTTTGGATATTGCGAGAGCTGCAGAGCTGGCTCTGGCGATCAGCAAAGGACTTCAACCGCCTCAAGAGGAGACTCAGAGGCTGA